The following are from one region of the Entelurus aequoreus isolate RoL-2023_Sb linkage group LG17, RoL_Eaeq_v1.1, whole genome shotgun sequence genome:
- the LOC133632173 gene encoding gastrula zinc finger protein XlCGF57.1-like, with product MSFIKQFVRERLMAAADEIFEMFETTITSYEEELARTREENTLQRQQLDAVSETPNVIRDKDVQEGISTFKPQDPQPPHIKEEREELWITREEECIFRLEEADLSLTVVSVKKTEDHDDKPPEFSHHLCPADVQQLIPPHPNGENSTSEIRDPQHLNVKEEEGEVWATQEKDCFLGSEEADLTTVVSVKTEDDEGKLQGDNFLAPLSEREEEDRDDSQEPFSSDTVCEDFTRTHTDNKHSKCSEKKTDKEHSTCSLCDQSFSKKTDFTRHMRTHTGEKPFKCLLCDERCTNKASWLLHMSEHTRPKPFSCAVCDKKCSTKTEIKRHMRTHTGEKPFSCSVCDKSFSLKTSVVAHMRTHTGEKPFSCLVCDKKFTRNFTMVSHMKTHTGEKPFICSVCHKTFSLKIHMLTHMRTHTGEKPFKCLICDERLTNKASWLLHMSEHTRQKPFSCSVCDQKCSTMTEFTRHMRTHTGEKPFSCSVCDQSFSLKTTVVAHMKTHTGEKPFCCTVCGKGFARKTTMTSHMTTHAGEKHLRCSLRTKHLPCMKL from the exons ATGTCGTTCATCAAACAGTTTGTAAGGGAGCGGCTCATGGCGGCGGCTGATGAAATATTCGAGATGTTTGAGACAACGATCACgtcgtacgaggaggaacttgcTCGAAcgagagaggagaacacgctgcaACGACAACAACTGGACGCTGTTAGCGAGACTCCAAACGTGATCCGCGATAAAG ATGTCCAAGAGGGGATCTCCACTTTTAAGCCGcaggatccacagcccccccacattaaagaggaacgtgaggaactctggatcactcGGGAGGAAGAGTGTATTTTCAGGCTGGAGGAGGCTGATCTCTCACTGACTGTAGTCTCTGTGAAGAAGACTGAAGACCATGATGACAAACCACCGGAGTTTTCACATCACTTGTGTCcagcagacgtccagcagctgattccCCCTCATCCAAACGGGGAGAACTCCACTTCGGAAATTAGGGATCCACAACACCTTAACGTTAAAGAGGAAGAGGGGGAAGTCTGGGCCACTcaggaaaaagactgctttctAGGGtcggaggaggctgatctcaccactGTTGTCTCTGTTAAGACTGAAGATGACGAAGGCAAACTACAAGGAGACAATTTCTTAGCCCCACTATCAGAACGTGAGGAGGAAGACAGAGACGACAGCCAAGAACCTTTCAGCAGCGATACAGTCTGTGAAGATTTTacgaggactcacactgacaacaagcaCTCCAAATGCTCTGAAAAGAAGACTGATAAAGAACATTCCACCTGCTCACTTTGTGATCAAAGCTTTTCTAAAAAGACTGATTTCACCCGACATATGCGAACACACACAGGGGAAAAACCCTTTAAATGCTTACTCTGCGATGAAAGATGTACTAACAAAGCATCCTGGTTATTACACATGAGTGAACACACAAGACCAAAGCCGTTTAGCTGCGCAGTTTGTGATAAAAAATGTTCCACTAAGACTGAAATCAAAcggcacatgagaacacatacaggCGAAAAAccctttagttgttcagtttgcgaCAAAAGTTTCTCTCTTAAAACATCTGTGGTAgcccacatgagaacgcacacaggagaaaaacccttcAGTTGCTTAGTTTGTGATAAAAAATTCACTCGTAATTTCACAATGGTATCCCACATGAAAACCCACACCGGGGAAAAACCCTTTATATGCtctgtttgtcataaaacattcTCGCTGAAGATACATATGttaacacacatgagaacacacacaggggaAAAACCCTTCAAATGCTTAATCTGCGATGAAAGACTTACTAACAAAGCATCCTGGTTATTACACATGAGTGAACACACAAGACAAAAGCCGTTTAGTTGCTCAGTTTGCGATCAAAAATGTTCCACTATGACTGAATTCACAcggcacatgagaacacatacgGGCGAAAAAccctttagttgttcagtttgcgaTCAAAGTTTCTCTCTTAAAACAACTGTGGTAGCCCACATGAAGAcccacacgggagaaaaacctttctgtTGCACAGTTTGCGGTAAGGGATTTGCTCGGAAAACAACCATGACTTCGCACATGACAACACACGCAGGAGAAAAGCACTTGAGATGTTCACTTCGTACAAAACATTTACCTTGCATGAAACTTTGA
- the LOC133632174 gene encoding zinc finger protein 37-like isoform X2 — protein sequence MTKTQTCYYVRQRMGGQGERRPQWGSSTSRQEYPQPPQVKAEDEELWITPKEECLRGQGEAYLAKLPLTVVSVKTEEHEDEPPESSQLHHSPNVQQLIGRQEERLSYPHAGSSTLEREDPQTFRIKEEEEELWISQEEECLLWQEEADLAKLPLTVVSVKTEDHEEKPPESSQLHYSLSEKNRGAEPQSCSRLPPNLRTEADEDDCGGSQADSLLAPLSGSDDTSHYPEDGDRDDAQEPLSSDTDCEEDIKTDTDIKNSECSKQNMCRKCLTCSVCDKPFSYKSDLAQHMRTHTGEKPFSCSICHKLFSVKSNMRSHMKRHTGQRLFSCSDCGKTFFQKVHMLSHMRTHTGEKPFSCLVCGKTFSEKNSVRLHVRTHTGEKPFTCSVCDKRFSRKTLLVSHTRTHTGEKPYQCSICGDGFSRKSSLNKHMQSH from the exons ACGTCCGGCAGCGGATGGGTGGTCAAGGAGAGCGTCGGCCGCAGTGGGGGAGCTCCACTTCGAGGCAGGAGTATCCACAGCCCCCTCAAGTTAAAGCGGAAGACGAGGAACTTTGGATCACGCCGAAGGAAGAGTGTCTGCGAGGGCAGGGGGAGGCTTATCTCGCCAAGTTGCctctgactgttgtctctgtgaagactgaagagcatgaagacgaaccacctgagtcctcacagcttcaccACAGTCCAA acgtccagcagctgattggtcgGCAAGAAGAACGTCTTTCTTATCCGCATGCGGGGAGCTCCACTTTAGAGCGAGAAGATCCACAGACCTTccgcattaaagaggaagaggaggaactctggattAGTCAGGAGGAAGAGTGTCTTCTATGGCAGGAGGAGGCCGATCTCGCCAAGTTGCCACTGaccgttgtctctgtgaagactgaagaccacgAAGAGAAACCAcccgagtcctcacagcttcattaTAGTCTAAGTGAGAAGAACAGGGGGGCGGAGCCTCAAAGCTGCAGCAGATTACCACCAAACCTGAGGACAGAAGCTGATGAAGAcgactgtggaggatcacaagcagacagcCTCTTAGCTCCACTGTCAGGCAGTGACGACACATCACACTATCCAGAGGATGGAGACAGAGACGACGctcaagaacctttgagcagcgatacagactgtgaagagGATATCAAGACTGATACCGACATCAAAAACTCTGAATGTTCTAAACAAAACATGTGTAGAAAATGTTTGACCTGCTCAGTTTGTGATAAACCCTTTTCTTATAAGAGTGACCTGGCTCAACACATGCggacgcacactggagaaaaaccttttagttgCTCTATTTGCCATAAGCTGTTCTCTGTCAAAAGCAACATGCGTTCACACATGAAGAGACACACGGGACAAAGACTTTTCAGTTGCTCGGACTGCGGTAAAACGTTCTTTCAAAAGGTGCACATGCTGTCCCACATGAGgacgcacacgggagaaaaacctttcagttgcttGGTTTGCGGCAAAACCTTCTCCGAGAAGAATTCCGTCAGGTTACACGTCagaacgcacacgggagaaaaacctttcacttGCTCGGTTTGCGATAAAAGATTTTCCCGGAAGACGCTGTTGGTGTCGCACACGagaacgcacacgggagaaaaaccgtaCCAATGCTCAATTTGCGGGGATGGGTTTTCTCGGAAGTCGTCTTTGAACAAACACATGCAGAGCCACTGA
- the LOC133632174 gene encoding zinc finger protein 37-like isoform X1, which translates to MAAADEIFALFERDDSVVRGGTFLEQERTKDRHVEAVSEAPIVLRVEDVRQRMGGQGERRPQWGSSTSRQEYPQPPQVKAEDEELWITPKEECLRGQGEAYLAKLPLTVVSVKTEEHEDEPPESSQLHHSPNVQQLIGRQEERLSYPHAGSSTLEREDPQTFRIKEEEEELWISQEEECLLWQEEADLAKLPLTVVSVKTEDHEEKPPESSQLHYSLSEKNRGAEPQSCSRLPPNLRTEADEDDCGGSQADSLLAPLSGSDDTSHYPEDGDRDDAQEPLSSDTDCEEDIKTDTDIKNSECSKQNMCRKCLTCSVCDKPFSYKSDLAQHMRTHTGEKPFSCSICHKLFSVKSNMRSHMKRHTGQRLFSCSDCGKTFFQKVHMLSHMRTHTGEKPFSCLVCGKTFSEKNSVRLHVRTHTGEKPFTCSVCDKRFSRKTLLVSHTRTHTGEKPYQCSICGDGFSRKSSLNKHMQSH; encoded by the exons ATGGCGGCAGCTGATGAAATATTCGCGCTTTTTGAAAGGGACGATAGCgtcgtacgaggaggaacttttctCGAACAAGAGCGGACTAAGGATAGACATGTGGAAGCTGTTAGCGAGGCCCCAATTGTGTTACGCGTTGAAG ACGTCCGGCAGCGGATGGGTGGTCAAGGAGAGCGTCGGCCGCAGTGGGGGAGCTCCACTTCGAGGCAGGAGTATCCACAGCCCCCTCAAGTTAAAGCGGAAGACGAGGAACTTTGGATCACGCCGAAGGAAGAGTGTCTGCGAGGGCAGGGGGAGGCTTATCTCGCCAAGTTGCctctgactgttgtctctgtgaagactgaagagcatgaagacgaaccacctgagtcctcacagcttcaccACAGTCCAA acgtccagcagctgattggtcgGCAAGAAGAACGTCTTTCTTATCCGCATGCGGGGAGCTCCACTTTAGAGCGAGAAGATCCACAGACCTTccgcattaaagaggaagaggaggaactctggattAGTCAGGAGGAAGAGTGTCTTCTATGGCAGGAGGAGGCCGATCTCGCCAAGTTGCCACTGaccgttgtctctgtgaagactgaagaccacgAAGAGAAACCAcccgagtcctcacagcttcattaTAGTCTAAGTGAGAAGAACAGGGGGGCGGAGCCTCAAAGCTGCAGCAGATTACCACCAAACCTGAGGACAGAAGCTGATGAAGAcgactgtggaggatcacaagcagacagcCTCTTAGCTCCACTGTCAGGCAGTGACGACACATCACACTATCCAGAGGATGGAGACAGAGACGACGctcaagaacctttgagcagcgatacagactgtgaagagGATATCAAGACTGATACCGACATCAAAAACTCTGAATGTTCTAAACAAAACATGTGTAGAAAATGTTTGACCTGCTCAGTTTGTGATAAACCCTTTTCTTATAAGAGTGACCTGGCTCAACACATGCggacgcacactggagaaaaaccttttagttgCTCTATTTGCCATAAGCTGTTCTCTGTCAAAAGCAACATGCGTTCACACATGAAGAGACACACGGGACAAAGACTTTTCAGTTGCTCGGACTGCGGTAAAACGTTCTTTCAAAAGGTGCACATGCTGTCCCACATGAGgacgcacacgggagaaaaacctttcagttgcttGGTTTGCGGCAAAACCTTCTCCGAGAAGAATTCCGTCAGGTTACACGTCagaacgcacacgggagaaaaacctttcacttGCTCGGTTTGCGATAAAAGATTTTCCCGGAAGACGCTGTTGGTGTCGCACACGagaacgcacacgggagaaaaaccgtaCCAATGCTCAATTTGCGGGGATGGGTTTTCTCGGAAGTCGTCTTTGAACAAACACATGCAGAGCCACTGA